Proteins from one Clostridiales bacterium genomic window:
- a CDS encoding ankyrin repeat domain-containing protein produces MKFYPDSLSRILGDVWSWFKIESKKTLLTRACEKGHTRWAKFLLNVGFNVNKLDGNGKTPLWAVLFSESINEDKKVEMVELLQRYNVNLESESQKDLCKPLEFVIEKGYAKLAKTLINSGSKIEFSYSYGENILCRVVNSNLLSAKDKLELINVLKENDLDLNFVDNEGKTVLWTIVDGQQSDEEKKMIISKLVEVGVDINKRDNRGYSLLTYTIENKKDFMKDVLIECGANTDIVTTDRIFVKSWNYLMSYLLKPEVQKKLIRVAVAFLRDGVRKSDSLGEDEKKWIDTPLSIIDRIAKDIDAIVKFTNALIKEYDEITSVMKRAKKAYQLIEKDVKNITIKVLNNVEGERGISDVAVRVTAKSLDKFLKNINKDLKNVNTIKILNSLLKETLENIDSESKRDLLKKNASCVANEVTSELEDRMKGCKNKIVNVVADISKSMFTSTTKRLADENIIKLKKNVKKINSSTMKNYSNNKIRDIRKFFATPAKKDKWKNTAINNIKFVLNDQKSLRRVKKDRKLFTQIRLFIQDNNKDGKFSEEIRRINKSIAKGKEKA; encoded by the coding sequence ATGAAATTTTATCCGGATAGTTTATCAAGGATATTAGGCGATGTGTGGAGTTGGTTTAAGATAGAAAGCAAAAAGACTTTATTAACAAGAGCATGTGAGAAAGGCCATACTAGATGGGCTAAATTTTTATTAAATGTAGGATTTAATGTAAACAAATTAGATGGAAATGGCAAGACACCTCTTTGGGCAGTATTATTTTCCGAATCAATAAACGAGGATAAAAAAGTTGAAATGGTTGAATTGTTACAAAGGTACAACGTGAACTTAGAGAGCGAGTCTCAAAAGGATTTATGTAAACCATTGGAATTTGTAATAGAAAAGGGTTATGCTAAATTGGCAAAGACATTAATAAATAGTGGTTCAAAAATAGAGTTTTCATATAGCTACGGAGAAAACATATTATGTAGAGTAGTAAACAGTAATTTGCTTAGTGCTAAAGATAAATTGGAATTAATAAATGTTTTAAAAGAGAATGATTTAGATTTGAATTTTGTAGATAATGAAGGAAAGACTGTACTATGGACAATTGTGGATGGGCAACAATCTGATGAAGAAAAGAAAATGATTATATCTAAATTAGTTGAGGTTGGGGTAGATATAAACAAGAGAGATAATCGTGGTTATTCATTACTTACATACACAATTGAAAACAAAAAAGATTTTATGAAAGATGTGTTGATTGAATGTGGAGCTAACACAGATATAGTTACTACTGATCGTATATTTGTTAAGTCATGGAATTATTTGATGTCTTATTTATTAAAGCCAGAAGTGCAAAAGAAGCTAATTAGAGTTGCCGTCGCTTTTCTAAGAGATGGAGTAAGAAAGTCAGATTCTTTAGGAGAAGATGAAAAGAAATGGATTGATACACCTTTAAGTATAATTGATAGAATAGCTAAGGATATTGATGCAATTGTTAAATTTACGAATGCATTGATTAAAGAGTATGATGAAATTACAAGTGTAATGAAAAGAGCTAAAAAAGCTTATCAGCTAATAGAGAAAGATGTAAAAAATATCACAATTAAAGTTTTGAACAATGTAGAGGGAGAAAGAGGAATAAGCGATGTTGCAGTTAGAGTTACAGCTAAGTCTCTAGATAAGTTTTTGAAAAATATAAACAAAGATTTAAAAAATGTCAATACAATAAAAATATTGAATAGTTTGCTAAAGGAAACATTAGAAAATATAGATTCAGAGTCTAAGAGAGATTTACTAAAAAAGAATGCAAGTTGTGTAGCAAATGAAGTAACATCCGAATTGGAAGACAGAATGAAAGGCTGTAAGAATAAAATAGTGAATGTAGTTGCAGACATTAGTAAAAGTATGTTTACTAGTACAACAAAAAGGTTAGCTGATGAAAATATTATTAAGTTGAAGAAAAATGTTAAGAAGATTAATAGCTCAACTATGAAAAATTACTCTAATAACAAAATAAGAGACATAAGAAAATTTTTCGCAACACCAGCTAAGAAAGACAAGTGGAAGAATACAGCAATAAATAATATAAAGTTTGTGTTAAATGATCAAAAGAGTTTAAGAAGAGTAAAAAAAGATAGAAAATTATTCACTCAAATTAGATTATTTATACAAGATAACAATAAAGATGGGAAGTTTTCGGAAGAGATAAGAAGAATAAATAAAAGTATTGCAAAGGGAAAAGAAAAAGCGTAA